In one window of Paraflavitalea soli DNA:
- a CDS encoding BamA/TamA family outer membrane protein, which yields MQFQQIKPFTKVLFGFLLSVLLLHMDVSAQVNTVEFGKNRVQYRKFKWEYYQSTNFNTYFYENGKTIANYVLQIAEEELPAIEQFVEYGLQRRANIIIYNNFNELEQSNIGLNLDWQTTGGITKLVNNKMIVYFNGDHADLRRQVRQGIAKILVDNILFGDDLGEIAANQALLDLPKWLVDGYVDYVAEDWNTTLDDQLKSTLMSAEYKNFYQFAFEKPLLAGHAFWYYIAEKYKKENVTYFLYLARVYRNLNSASQRICKKKFKDVLKDFMEQMSEKYYKDITGRRNAPKGNVILTEDVTHNRDYIRFTPNPAPRSQTYAVVEYVKGQNQVVLYENFVDRRVLLRNGVRSFDNEVNPSYPLLFWDGKGTRLACIYWEKGKVQLFVYDLLKHYKPVKQEITHFEQITSASFMLNSNTILMSAVRKGQPDIFIYKIQEDTYEQVTNDSYADLDASFVAFPNKTGIIFSSNRPNATALGRDTGVATNKYNIFLTDTYNKSEFRQITQLSHMKYGNARYPLQYNTSHFTFISDETGINNRFAGFFTTKRAGLDSVYIVGDEVLRNPSDQELDSTLKTWGKQAPDSVFAYSVTNDSSFVFPITNYQSGLVETKAAGDNGQISEVRQEGDLKLVYRLKVDQNALQRRNVNPKPTDYRRKTIANAKLAGGRDMQTIIPGDTAVKRKGDAFETGFEPEKADSTKKPATTIIDPFQEPVEEKESVLKKVKQFPYRLKFSMDNFSGGFNNDVLVTRYQPYTGALPIQLQSGGAFNGMLKASVFDLFEDIRFTGAIRLPLIGGGGGGVSVGNQGTTIFTPVNQSLFDGGGEWFARIDYLKKKIDYSLVYYRKTEIGGVQYQSGNVINVYEGKSYSNLYQGILKLPLDKVRSLRFSAGIRMDRVTVRGTQFDTVTLKAPDINKQTYFVSRIEWVHDNTLQKAMNILNGARYKIYMDINAQVNEPKEGLVKPGRMMFNIGFDGRIYKPIYRNFIWAGRVAGDFSWGNEKVIYYLGGVDGWMFPKYNSEPRPDPSNDYAYQSTAVNLRGFKQNLTNGNNNVILNSEFRFPIFSTLINRPINNAFLRNFQLVQFFDLGNAWNGDLFDGLKNFERPQQLYPDDPNDPTVTVRIKAGGIGPFAGGYGFGVRSMLLGYFLRLDTGWEMNGFFKGKPVLHFAMGVDF from the coding sequence ATGCAATTTCAACAGATTAAGCCATTTACAAAAGTACTTTTTGGTTTCCTGCTTTCCGTACTGCTTTTGCACATGGATGTGAGTGCCCAGGTGAATACAGTAGAGTTTGGTAAAAACCGGGTTCAGTATCGAAAATTCAAATGGGAATACTACCAATCCACCAATTTCAACACTTACTTCTACGAAAATGGCAAAACCATTGCCAACTACGTACTCCAGATTGCGGAGGAAGAATTACCGGCTATTGAGCAATTTGTAGAATACGGGCTGCAACGCCGGGCCAATATCATTATTTACAACAACTTCAATGAGCTGGAGCAATCCAACATCGGGCTCAACCTCGATTGGCAAACCACGGGTGGCATCACCAAGCTGGTCAACAATAAAATGATCGTTTACTTCAATGGGGACCATGCGGATCTGCGCAGGCAGGTGCGCCAGGGAATTGCCAAGATATTGGTAGACAATATCCTGTTTGGGGATGATCTGGGTGAGATTGCTGCCAACCAGGCTTTGCTCGACCTGCCCAAGTGGCTGGTAGATGGTTATGTAGATTATGTGGCGGAAGACTGGAATACCACGCTGGACGATCAGTTGAAATCGACGCTGATGTCGGCCGAATACAAGAATTTTTACCAGTTTGCCTTTGAAAAGCCCTTGCTGGCTGGTCATGCTTTCTGGTACTATATAGCGGAGAAGTATAAGAAAGAGAACGTCACTTATTTCCTGTACCTCGCCCGTGTGTACCGCAACCTCAACAGTGCTTCGCAGCGCATTTGTAAAAAGAAGTTCAAGGATGTGCTGAAGGATTTCATGGAACAGATGTCGGAGAAATATTACAAAGACATAACAGGTCGCCGCAATGCCCCCAAGGGCAATGTGATCCTCACAGAAGATGTGACCCATAACCGTGATTATATCCGGTTTACGCCCAACCCGGCTCCCCGCAGCCAAACCTATGCGGTGGTGGAGTACGTAAAGGGACAAAACCAGGTGGTATTATATGAGAACTTTGTAGACAGAAGGGTATTGCTGAGAAATGGCGTGCGCTCCTTCGACAACGAGGTGAACCCCAGCTATCCCCTGTTGTTCTGGGATGGGAAGGGCACGCGCCTGGCCTGTATCTATTGGGAGAAAGGCAAGGTGCAGCTGTTTGTATATGACCTGCTGAAACATTACAAACCGGTAAAACAGGAGATCACGCACTTTGAGCAGATCACGAGTGCGAGCTTTATGCTCAACTCCAATACGATCTTAATGAGTGCGGTACGCAAGGGCCAGCCGGATATCTTTATCTACAAAATTCAGGAAGATACGTATGAGCAGGTGACGAATGATTCTTATGCCGACCTGGACGCTTCTTTTGTAGCATTCCCTAATAAAACGGGTATCATCTTCTCTTCCAATCGCCCCAATGCCACTGCACTGGGCCGCGATACAGGGGTAGCTACCAATAAGTACAATATCTTCCTGACAGATACTTACAATAAAAGTGAGTTCCGGCAAATTACGCAGCTCAGCCACATGAAGTACGGTAATGCCCGCTATCCTTTGCAATACAATACTTCGCACTTCACCTTCATCAGTGATGAGACGGGGATCAACAACCGTTTCGCCGGCTTCTTTACCACCAAAAGAGCAGGGCTCGACAGTGTGTACATAGTAGGTGATGAAGTACTGCGCAATCCCAGCGACCAGGAACTGGATTCCACGCTGAAAACCTGGGGCAAGCAGGCACCGGATTCTGTATTTGCCTATTCGGTTACAAACGACTCGTCTTTCGTATTCCCCATCACCAATTATCAAAGTGGGCTGGTGGAAACGAAAGCTGCCGGCGATAATGGCCAGATAAGTGAAGTAAGACAGGAAGGCGACCTGAAACTGGTGTACAGGCTGAAGGTGGACCAGAATGCTTTGCAACGACGCAATGTAAACCCCAAGCCTACGGACTACCGTCGTAAAACGATTGCCAACGCCAAACTGGCCGGAGGCCGCGATATGCAAACGATCATTCCGGGTGATACGGCTGTCAAAAGAAAGGGGGACGCTTTCGAAACAGGATTTGAACCGGAAAAGGCAGATTCGACTAAAAAACCAGCTACAACTATTATAGACCCATTCCAGGAACCTGTGGAGGAAAAAGAGTCGGTGCTCAAAAAGGTGAAGCAGTTTCCATACCGCTTGAAATTCTCCATGGATAATTTCTCCGGCGGCTTTAACAACGATGTATTGGTAACCCGTTACCAACCCTATACAGGGGCACTTCCCATTCAGTTGCAAAGCGGCGGCGCCTTCAATGGTATGTTGAAAGCTTCTGTGTTTGATCTGTTTGAGGACATTCGCTTTACCGGCGCCATCCGTCTTCCGCTGATCGGTGGCGGCGGCGGCGGCGTGAGTGTAGGCAATCAAGGCACCACTATTTTCACGCCCGTCAATCAGTCATTGTTTGATGGTGGCGGCGAATGGTTTGCCCGGATTGATTACCTCAAAAAGAAGATAGATTACTCATTGGTGTATTACCGCAAAACGGAGATCGGTGGTGTACAATATCAATCGGGCAACGTGATCAATGTGTATGAAGGCAAATCATACAGCAACCTGTACCAGGGTATCCTCAAACTGCCACTTGATAAGGTACGCAGCCTCCGCTTCTCTGCCGGTATCCGTATGGACCGTGTAACCGTGCGCGGAACGCAGTTTGATACGGTGACGCTCAAAGCGCCGGATATCAATAAACAAACCTATTTCGTATCGCGCATCGAATGGGTGCATGACAATACGCTGCAAAAGGCCATGAACATCCTGAATGGCGCCCGCTATAAGATCTATATGGATATCAATGCGCAGGTGAATGAGCCTAAAGAAGGTCTTGTGAAACCCGGCCGCATGATGTTTAACATTGGGTTTGATGGTCGTATCTACAAACCCATCTACCGCAACTTCATTTGGGCTGGTCGTGTAGCCGGCGATTTCTCCTGGGGCAATGAAAAGGTGATCTATTACCTGGGTGGTGTAGATGGCTGGATGTTCCCTAAATACAACAGTGAACCCCGTCCCGATCCTTCTAATGATTATGCTTATCAGTCAACCGCTGTTAACCTGCGGGGCTTCAAACAGAACCTTACGAATGGTAACAACAATGTGATCCTCAACAGTGAGTTCCGGTTCCCCATATTCAGTACGCTGATCAACCGGCCAATCAACAATGCCTTCCTGCGCAACTTCCAGCTGGTCCAATTCTTCGACCTGGGTAATGCCTGGAATGGTGACCTGTTTGATGGCCTGAAGAATTTCGAGCGTCCTCAACAGCTTTACCCCGATGATCCCAATGATCCTACTGTAACCGTAAGGATCAAAGCGGGTGGCATTGGTCCTTTTGCCGGAGGCTATGGTTTTGGTGTACGCAGTATGCTGCTGGGTTATTTCCTCCGCCTCGATACGGGCTGGGAAATGAATGGTTTCTTCAAAGGCAAACCAGTATTGCATTTTGCCATGGGAGTGGACTTCTAA
- a CDS encoding lipopolysaccharide biosynthesis protein produces MSIKKLAGQTVWYGIPRIVSRFLNFGVSLLGFRLFDPNGSYPYTQIYAVIPFLTVLFTYGLETSFFRFAQTHNRQKLFNTLNLSIWFTTILLTLLLFIFKGPLTHFIEMDSHPEFVTWMIWIVFFDTLYTIPLAKLRLEERPRMYAFVNVFSILLNILIILFFYYVAKPAHDSGANSFLALLYNPRIGIGYFIIANLIASAVTLLLLYKEFRSFKFQFDKGLWKEVMHYSYPLIIVGFGGMINEMLSRVIYRKVLVEQYAGQAEFELGVFGANYKLAVLITIFIQIFRMAAEPFFFNQSRNDGAQKMYARIMKLFVIACCFMFLIISLNLQFWKGLIAAKHPEYAQAIHVVPILSMASIFLGIYYNLSIWYKLTNRNMTGAWVTIGGAIITIVLNIALIPRFHYNGAAWATFLCYAFMMVISYQQGQKYYPIPYARKKLITYLVIVSLFYIIHEYLIASHLPKKDKDWTGISYLVYYGSSLVFFGLFTWLIVKVEKKEMQKLPFIGKYFN; encoded by the coding sequence TTGAGCATTAAGAAATTAGCAGGTCAAACAGTCTGGTATGGCATTCCCCGAATCGTCAGCAGGTTCCTCAACTTTGGCGTAAGCCTGCTGGGTTTTCGCTTGTTTGACCCCAACGGATCCTATCCCTACACACAGATCTATGCGGTGATCCCTTTTTTGACGGTTCTCTTTACATATGGACTCGAAACAAGCTTCTTTCGTTTCGCGCAAACCCATAACCGGCAAAAATTATTTAATACGCTCAACCTGTCGATCTGGTTTACCACCATCCTGCTGACCCTTTTATTGTTCATTTTCAAAGGTCCGCTCACCCATTTTATTGAAATGGACAGCCATCCGGAGTTCGTGACCTGGATGATCTGGATCGTGTTTTTTGATACGCTGTACACCATTCCCCTGGCCAAGTTGCGGCTGGAGGAGCGTCCCCGCATGTATGCTTTTGTCAATGTTTTCTCCATCCTGCTCAATATCCTCATCATTTTATTCTTTTATTATGTAGCCAAGCCGGCGCACGATTCGGGCGCCAATTCCTTCCTGGCGCTGCTGTACAATCCGCGCATCGGCATCGGGTACTTCATTATTGCCAACCTGATAGCCAGCGCCGTTACCCTGCTGTTGCTGTACAAGGAGTTCAGGTCGTTTAAATTTCAGTTTGATAAAGGGCTGTGGAAAGAAGTGATGCATTACTCCTATCCCCTGATCATTGTGGGCTTTGGCGGTATGATCAATGAAATGCTGAGCCGGGTGATCTACCGGAAGGTGCTGGTGGAACAATATGCAGGGCAGGCTGAGTTTGAGCTGGGGGTATTTGGGGCCAATTACAAGCTGGCAGTACTGATCACCATTTTTATACAGATCTTCCGCATGGCGGCGGAGCCTTTTTTCTTCAACCAGTCGAGAAATGACGGGGCGCAGAAAATGTATGCCCGGATCATGAAATTGTTTGTGATCGCCTGTTGTTTCATGTTCCTGATCATTTCCTTAAACCTGCAGTTCTGGAAAGGATTGATCGCTGCCAAACATCCGGAATACGCGCAAGCCATCCACGTGGTGCCTATTCTTTCCATGGCCAGTATTTTCCTGGGCATTTATTACAACCTGTCGATCTGGTACAAGCTCACCAACCGCAATATGACGGGCGCCTGGGTCACGATTGGCGGGGCCATCATTACCATCGTGCTGAATATTGCCCTCATTCCCCGTTTTCATTACAACGGCGCTGCCTGGGCCACCTTCCTGTGTTATGCATTTATGATGGTGATCAGCTACCAACAGGGCCAAAAATATTATCCCATCCCCTATGCCCGCAAAAAGCTCATCACCTACCTGGTGATCGTATCACTTTTCTATATTATTCATGAATACCTCATTGCCTCCCACCTGCCTAAAAAAGATAAGGATTGGACGGGCATATCTTACCTGGTGTATTACGGTTCCTCCCTGGTCTTTTTTGGCCTGTTTACCTGGCTGATCGTGAAAGTGGAGAAAAAGGAAATGCAGAAGCTGCCCTTTATCGGCAAATACTTTAACTGA
- a CDS encoding DUF1361 domain-containing protein has product MKNIMKPLWQYRQIFLRSEVDRILSLSMLFGALMVFVRILYTGERGYLFLLWNLFLAYIPYFISSWLSRTPSWAAYGRKFALVFLAWLLIVPNTFYILTDLFHLGGHAGAPLWYDLALIISFAWNGLMLGILSIRQMEKIVALYLPGKTDWAFLYPVMVLNALGVYIGRYLRFNSWDVITNPFGLVSDIAQLVWHPWHYREAWAMVICFSVLMTLVYTTLKKISKLIW; this is encoded by the coding sequence ATGAAAAATATTATGAAGCCTCTGTGGCAGTACCGCCAGATCTTCTTACGCAGTGAAGTGGATCGTATACTGTCCTTGTCTATGTTGTTTGGCGCCCTCATGGTATTTGTAAGGATACTCTATACCGGTGAGCGGGGTTATCTCTTCCTGCTCTGGAATTTGTTCCTGGCTTATATACCGTATTTTATATCCAGCTGGTTATCCCGTACACCATCCTGGGCGGCCTACGGACGCAAGTTTGCACTGGTGTTCCTGGCTTGGCTGCTTATCGTACCCAATACCTTTTACATTCTTACCGATCTGTTTCATTTGGGTGGTCATGCAGGTGCTCCCTTGTGGTACGACCTTGCCCTCATCATTTCTTTTGCCTGGAACGGGTTGATGCTGGGCATCCTTTCCATACGACAAATGGAGAAGATCGTAGCCTTGTACCTGCCGGGAAAAACCGATTGGGCCTTCCTGTATCCTGTGATGGTGCTCAATGCATTGGGTGTATACATTGGCCGCTACCTGCGGTTCAACAGTTGGGATGTGATCACCAATCCTTTCGGGCTGGTATCAGACATCGCCCAGCTGGTATGGCATCCCTGGCATTACCGCGAAGCCTGGGCCATGGTGATCTGTTTTTCCGTGTTGATGACCCTGGTGTACACCACCCTCAAAAAGATCAGTAAGCTGATCTGGTAA
- a CDS encoding MBL fold metallo-hydrolase, with the protein MLTVKQFPFSPLQENTYVIYNEQDECCIIDPGCYFGNERNELKEFIEETGLTPKYLLNTHCHLDHIFGNKFVHDTWGLTLHLHEKEKVVLDFGPTFGLNWGLPFDNYKGDLIYLREGDTVRLGEDRFIILFTPGHSPGHISFYCPEQHFIVSGDVLFRRGIGRTDLPGGDFDTLARSIREQLYTLPDETLVYNGHGPETTIGEEKRQNPFVRG; encoded by the coding sequence ATGCTTACAGTAAAACAATTTCCCTTCAGTCCTCTCCAGGAAAATACCTATGTAATTTATAATGAACAGGACGAATGTTGCATAATCGATCCCGGTTGTTACTTTGGCAATGAACGCAATGAATTAAAAGAATTCATTGAGGAAACCGGCCTTACCCCTAAATATTTGTTAAATACCCATTGTCACCTCGATCATATATTCGGTAACAAATTTGTTCACGATACCTGGGGGTTAACCTTACACCTGCACGAAAAAGAAAAAGTAGTACTCGACTTTGGCCCTACGTTCGGGTTAAATTGGGGGTTGCCCTTCGATAATTATAAAGGCGACCTCATCTATTTACGTGAAGGTGATACCGTTCGGTTGGGTGAAGATAGGTTCATTATCCTGTTTACACCGGGTCATTCTCCCGGCCATATCAGTTTTTATTGTCCCGAACAGCATTTTATCGTGAGTGGGGATGTTTTGTTCCGCCGCGGCATCGGCCGCACCGACCTTCCCGGGGGCGATTTCGATACCCTGGCCCGCAGCATCCGGGAGCAGCTGTATACCCTGCCCGACGAAACCCTCGTGTACAATGGCCACGGACCCGAAACCACGATTGGCGAGGAGAAGAGGCAAAACCCTTTTGTGAGGGGGTGA
- the xrtN gene encoding exosortase N, giving the protein MISSLQIPVKQWKLNRWAILALLFYAGILYYALRNHIIWQSVNVLLGLVALPVVTVIRTVDKGSIRYAVAAILLALCCLALPVKTICYGAIACSVLFVIESFVGKTNLLPLIVVGMMSPIFQYMADIFSFPIRLQLTTMAGKAMQLMGSAVQVKGNMIHCNGHEFSVDPACMGLNMLVTALLLQVLLVAVYQKKYGRTGAWWQVFLLLGLVMAFNILSNLIRIVCLVQLNILPGTTLHEVMGIICFLVYVVLPASLFTRWLIQRHGKATIVHLPPVSNTNTVKQVIVHLVLAVTMLMAARSVVQRDNVTADQSAAIPAVEGYSVQRIANDVVKLENDQSLVYIKPIAGFYSADHNPMICWRGSGYAFTQVEKSEVNGQFVYMALLQNGQDQLYTAWWYDNGSNRTIDQFAWRRDALQNNTKYALINVTAASREKLEAAIQHIQQEQPFRKLL; this is encoded by the coding sequence ATGATAAGCTCCCTGCAGATACCAGTAAAACAATGGAAGCTCAACCGCTGGGCCATCCTTGCCTTGCTCTTCTACGCAGGCATCCTGTACTACGCACTGCGCAACCATATCATATGGCAATCGGTGAACGTGCTGCTGGGACTGGTAGCCTTACCAGTGGTTACGGTGATCCGAACGGTTGATAAAGGATCTATCCGCTATGCGGTGGCGGCCATCCTGCTGGCATTGTGCTGCCTGGCGCTGCCCGTGAAAACGATCTGCTATGGCGCCATTGCCTGTTCGGTATTGTTTGTAATAGAAAGCTTCGTGGGTAAAACAAACCTGCTGCCACTGATCGTGGTTGGTATGATGAGCCCCATCTTCCAGTACATGGCCGATATATTCAGCTTTCCGATCCGCCTGCAACTTACCACCATGGCGGGCAAAGCCATGCAGTTGATGGGCAGTGCTGTACAGGTAAAGGGCAATATGATCCATTGCAATGGCCATGAATTTTCAGTAGACCCTGCCTGCATGGGGCTGAATATGCTGGTGACTGCTTTGTTGCTACAGGTATTACTGGTAGCAGTATATCAAAAGAAATACGGACGGACTGGCGCCTGGTGGCAGGTATTCCTGCTGCTGGGCCTGGTAATGGCATTCAATATATTATCGAATCTCATTCGCATTGTATGCCTGGTGCAACTGAATATTTTGCCCGGCACCACTTTGCACGAAGTGATGGGTATTATTTGTTTCCTGGTATATGTAGTATTGCCTGCCTCCCTGTTTACCCGTTGGCTGATACAAAGACATGGTAAGGCAACTATCGTACACCTGCCACCAGTTTCAAATACCAATACGGTGAAACAAGTAATAGTGCATCTCGTACTGGCAGTAACCATGCTGATGGCTGCCCGTTCGGTAGTGCAGCGTGATAACGTTACAGCCGACCAGTCTGCTGCCATTCCCGCAGTGGAGGGTTATAGCGTGCAGCGGATAGCCAACGATGTGGTGAAGCTTGAGAATGATCAATCCCTGGTATACATCAAGCCCATTGCAGGGTTTTACAGCGCCGATCACAATCCCATGATCTGCTGGCGGGGTAGCGGCTATGCATTTACACAGGTAGAGAAAAGCGAGGTAAATGGCCAGTTTGTATACATGGCCTTGTTGCAGAATGGACAAGATCAACTGTATACTGCCTGGTGGTACGACAATGGTTCGAATCGCACCATCGATCAGTTTGCCTGGCGACGTGACGCTTTACAAAACAATACAAAGTATGCACTGATCAATGTGACAGCCGCCAGCCGCGAAAAGCTGGAAGCAGCCATACAACACATACAACAAGAACAACCTTTTAGAAAACTATTATAA
- a CDS encoding DUF4153 domain-containing protein, which yields MRKQISQGLLVIAGGILFSLVFWQEKLGINTVLFDAFTLAAIFYLYANARQSAVVRWLLIGHLICLAMIVVHNTLLSKIAFATTLLLIVGFAEYMHRSVWYAGGSVLLNIVFCFASFAEQFKRRKSGTGKKRKGIARFIRFAIFPLLLVGLFFLIYLSANSVFQVMATRMELYVAQFFNALFGVFSPQRLLFLVFGIYVTGCLLMRSRVNYFSAKETGRTDVLLRTRISWRERTQRPFYQLIEAVMGRFSKGMLALKNENTTGIISLLLLNLLLLVINSIDISYLWFDFDYMGDVFLYKMVHDGTELLIVSIVLAMLVLLFFFKGNLNFYRRNKWLRYGSYAWIVQNAVLVISVLLRDYYYIARYGLAYKRIGVLFFLLMVLIGLATVFIKIWKQRTSYFLFRVNAWAGVILLVVASTIHWDEFIASYNLQRKDRVPLDAEFLLTLSDKTLPLLEANLDAFKQAQLKVQEGSSGFNSDSWSGSRTRICDTCFAEQLLARKDLFLQQQSHLSWLSWNYADAYTARYFRNNNLNHH from the coding sequence ATGCGTAAACAAATTTCTCAGGGACTTTTAGTAATTGCCGGAGGCATCCTATTCAGCCTCGTCTTCTGGCAGGAAAAACTGGGCATCAACACTGTATTGTTCGATGCATTTACACTGGCAGCCATTTTCTACTTATACGCCAATGCCAGGCAAAGCGCTGTGGTGAGGTGGCTGTTGATCGGTCACCTCATCTGCCTGGCTATGATCGTAGTGCACAACACCCTGCTCAGTAAGATCGCGTTTGCCACCACGCTATTGCTCATCGTGGGATTTGCAGAATACATGCACCGGTCGGTATGGTATGCCGGTGGTTCTGTATTGCTGAATATCGTTTTCTGCTTTGCTTCTTTTGCGGAGCAGTTTAAACGCAGGAAATCGGGCACTGGTAAAAAACGTAAGGGTATAGCCAGGTTTATCCGGTTTGCCATATTCCCTTTGCTTCTGGTAGGGTTATTCTTTCTTATCTACCTTTCTGCCAATAGTGTTTTCCAGGTCATGGCAACCCGCATGGAGTTGTATGTAGCACAGTTCTTTAATGCGCTGTTTGGTGTATTCTCTCCCCAGCGTCTCTTATTCCTGGTGTTTGGTATCTATGTGACCGGTTGCCTGCTGATGCGCAGCCGGGTCAATTATTTCTCTGCAAAAGAAACCGGCCGTACAGATGTCCTCCTACGTACCCGCATATCCTGGAGAGAACGTACGCAAAGACCTTTCTATCAGCTTATCGAAGCGGTGATGGGGCGTTTTTCAAAAGGTATGCTGGCTTTGAAGAATGAAAATACCACCGGTATTATCAGCTTGTTGTTGTTGAATCTATTGCTCCTGGTGATCAATTCCATTGATATCAGCTACCTGTGGTTCGATTTTGATTATATGGGCGATGTGTTCCTGTATAAGATGGTGCATGATGGTACAGAATTGTTGATCGTATCCATTGTGCTGGCTATGTTGGTGCTGTTGTTCTTTTTCAAGGGCAACCTCAACTTTTACCGCCGCAATAAATGGCTGCGGTACGGTTCTTATGCCTGGATCGTACAGAACGCTGTACTGGTGATCTCCGTATTGCTGCGCGATTATTATTACATCGCCCGCTATGGCCTGGCCTACAAAAGGATCGGTGTATTGTTTTTCCTGCTGATGGTACTCATTGGTCTTGCCACCGTATTCATTAAGATATGGAAGCAAAGAACTTCTTATTTCCTGTTCCGGGTTAATGCCTGGGCCGGTGTGATCCTATTGGTAGTGGCATCTACTATTCATTGGGATGAGTTTATCGCCTCTTACAACCTGCAACGAAAAGACCGTGTACCCCTCGATGCGGAGTTCCTGCTCACCTTATCCGATAAAACCCTACCCTTGCTGGAAGCCAACCTGGATGCATTTAAGCAAGCGCAGTTGAAAGTGCAGGAGGGAAGTTCCGGTTTCAACAGCGATTCCTGGTCGGGTAGTAGAACACGTATTTGCGATACCTGTTTTGCCGAACAATTGCTAGCCCGCAAAGACCTGTTCCTGCAACAGCAATCACACCTTAGCTGGCTTTCCTGGAATTATGCAGATGCCTATACTGCCAGGTATTTCCGGAACAACAACCTTAACCATCATTAA
- a CDS encoding diacylglycerol kinase yields MKPAPFSIRDRLKSFQYAWQGIVRFLRGDHNAWVHAVATVVVIILASVVPLTKTELLALVFAVGFVWVAEMFNTCIERTMDFISTEKRPEIGLIKDVAAGAVLVAAITAAIIGGIVFIPKLISA; encoded by the coding sequence ATGAAACCAGCACCATTTTCCATTCGGGATCGCTTAAAAAGTTTCCAATATGCCTGGCAGGGGATCGTTCGTTTCCTGCGGGGAGACCACAATGCCTGGGTGCATGCCGTGGCTACCGTAGTGGTCATCATCCTGGCCAGCGTGGTGCCACTTACCAAAACAGAATTGCTGGCCCTGGTGTTTGCCGTCGGTTTTGTGTGGGTGGCCGAAATGTTCAATACCTGTATCGAACGCACCATGGATTTTATCTCAACAGAAAAACGGCCGGAGATTGGTCTTATCAAAGACGTGGCAGCCGGCGCCGTATTGGTTGCTGCTATTACCGCCGCCATTATAGGCGGCATTGTATTCATTCCTAAATTGATCAGTGCATGA